Below is a window of 'Nostoc azollae' 0708 DNA.
TCCTGAAAAATTCTGAATTTTACCGTCGTCTAGCATGATACGGTACCTGATATTAGTTGAAGTCCTTTATCTGCACCGTCAGGTAATTAAGCAGTCTGTAGGAGCTTTGGGTATACGCGATTTAGGTTTATTACAATTAGCTGTAGCTAAACCAAAAATAAATGACTTTTGGAGGAGAAGATTTTGTATCCTGGAGTCATTGACAAGGCTTCTGCATTGGGTTTCTCTCTCATCAAGAACCATGCCTTGGTAGATGGTAAAAAGCGCACTGGTCATGCAGTAATGGAAACCTTTCTGGTTTTGAATGGGCTAGTAATCGTTGCTGCGGTTGATGAGCAGGAACAGATAATACTTATCTTAGCAGATAGCTAGCTAGTTAGTTAGGGCGTGAAGATTTGACTAGTCACAGTACGGCGTAAATCCAACCATTCCAAATCTCCGAAAAGCTGAAGCTGTATACATTTTGAATTTCGTTCGCGTAGCGTCTCCGAAGGAGATATTTTGAATTTTGTTAGCCTAGCTAGCTCTTCTGAAAGAAACATTTTGAATTCACAGCGGTACTAGCTGGTTGAACCAAAAGCAAAAGGTTGCACCAATTTAAAATCAGGAATTTTTTATTCTTGCTAGTTCTTGTCAAAACAACAATATTTATGACAATTGAGCTAGAATTATTAAAGGTTCGTTACAGAATTGGCAAAAGATACCCAAATCTGTTACAACAGCCAAACATTTAGCTTCTTAATCTAAAAACACTAAAGTTCACCTAAACTCTGTATGACGCTCCCAATTCGTAACGTCGCCATTATCGCTCACGTTGACCACGGCAAAACCACCTTGGTTGATGCTCTTCTCAAACAGTCCGGCATTTTCCGCGAAGGCGAAGACGTTCCGGATTGTGTCATGGACTCCAATGCATTGGAGAGGGAACGAGGAATTACTATTCTTTCTAAAAATACAGCGGTTCGCTACAAAGAAACCCTGATCAATATTGTTGATACCCCTGGACACGCTGACTTTGGTGGGGAAGTAGAACGAGTACTCGGCATGGTGGACGGTTGTCTGCTGATTGTTGATGCCAATGAAGGCCCAATGCCCCAAACCCGCTTTGTACTAAAAAAGGCTTTGGAAAAAGGTCTGCGTCCTATTGTTGTTGTTAACAAAATTGATCGCGGACAAGCTGATCCTCACGTTGCGGTTGATAAGGTTTTGGATCTGTTCTTAGAATTAGGCGCAGATGAAGACCAGTGTGATTTTCCCTATCTGTTTGCTTCGGGTATGGGTGGTTATGCCAAGGAAAACTTGGAAGCTGAATCGGTAGATATGCAGCCTCTATTTGATGCAATTCTCCGTCATGTACCCGCACCAGTGGGCGATCCTAACAAACCTCTGCAATTGCAAGTTACTACCCTAGATTATTCTGAATATCTGGGACGGATTGTGATTGGTAGAATTCACAACGGTACTATTCGCGCTGGACAACAAGCTGCTTTAGTAGTGGAAGATGGCAGCATTGTCAAGGGTAAAATTACCAAATTGATGGGATTTGAAGGCTTGAAGCGAGTGGAAATGACAGAAGCCACTGCTGGTTATATCGTTGCTGTCGCTGGTTTTGCTGATGCTTACATCGGGGAAACAATTACAGATCCTAACGAACCCCAAGCTTTACCACTAATTAAGGTGGATGAACCAACTTTGCAAATGACGTTCTGGGTGAATGATTCACCTTTTGCTGGTCAAGAAGGTAAGCTAGTGACTTCTCGCCAAGTGCGTGATCGCTTGTTCC
It encodes the following:
- the typA gene encoding translational GTPase TypA translates to MTLPIRNVAIIAHVDHGKTTLVDALLKQSGIFREGEDVPDCVMDSNALERERGITILSKNTAVRYKETLINIVDTPGHADFGGEVERVLGMVDGCLLIVDANEGPMPQTRFVLKKALEKGLRPIVVVNKIDRGQADPHVAVDKVLDLFLELGADEDQCDFPYLFASGMGGYAKENLEAESVDMQPLFDAILRHVPAPVGDPNKPLQLQVTTLDYSEYLGRIVIGRIHNGTIRAGQQAALVVEDGSIVKGKITKLMGFEGLKRVEMTEATAGYIVAVAGFADAYIGETITDPNEPQALPLIKVDEPTLQMTFWVNDSPFAGQEGKLVTSRQVRDRLFRELETNVALRVEETDSPDKFLVSGRGELHLGILIETMRREGFEFQVSQPQVIYRTVNGQPCEPYELLVLDVPADAVGSCIERLGQRKGEMQDMQPVAGDRTQLEFVIPARGLIGFRGEFMRMTRGEGIMNHSFLDYRQLSGDIEARNKGVLISFEEGISTFYAMKNAEDRGSFFITPGTKVYRGMIVGEHNRPQDLELNVCKTKQLTNHRASGGDELVQLQAPVDMSLERALEYIGPDELVEVTPQSIRLRKMAKKLAKR
- a CDS encoding type II toxin-antitoxin system death-on-curing family toxin, translating into MEEKILYPGVIDKASALGFSLIKNHALVDGKKRTGHAVMETFLVLNGLVIVAAVDEQEQIILILADS